A single region of the Gemmatimonadaceae bacterium genome encodes:
- the ald gene encoding alanine dehydrogenase: protein MKIGVPKEIKTNENRIALVPAGAEALVGTGHSVAVQQGAGEGSGFRDQDYIDVGATIAPDAATVWAGADMIMKVKEPIQPEWMHMRSGQTIFTYFHFAADEQLTRAHMDSGATCIAYETVELPSRELPLLTPMSEVAGRMAVQEGAKYLEKLYGGRGVLLGGVPGVPPAKVVILGGGVVGINAAKMAAGMGAKVTVLDLSLERLRYLSDVMPANVTLIYSNRHNILEQISTADLVIGAVLIPGAIAPRLVRREDLKTMQPGSVIVDVAIDQGGCVETIKATTHENPTYVVDGVIHYGVANMPGGVPRTSTLALTNATFPYALRLANLGWKAALRDSVPLRKGLNVIDGQVVYPAVAEAFGLPLKDADSFLN, encoded by the coding sequence ATGAAGATCGGTGTTCCCAAGGAAATCAAGACCAATGAAAACCGCATCGCTCTCGTGCCCGCGGGCGCGGAAGCGCTGGTTGGCACGGGGCACAGCGTGGCGGTGCAGCAGGGAGCTGGTGAAGGAAGCGGTTTCCGCGATCAGGATTACATCGACGTGGGCGCCACGATTGCCCCGGATGCCGCTACCGTCTGGGCCGGCGCAGACATGATCATGAAGGTGAAGGAGCCGATCCAGCCCGAGTGGATGCATATGCGGAGTGGCCAGACCATTTTTACGTACTTCCATTTTGCCGCTGATGAGCAGCTTACCCGTGCGCACATGGACAGCGGTGCAACCTGTATCGCCTATGAGACGGTCGAACTTCCCTCGCGCGAGCTCCCCTTGCTCACGCCAATGTCTGAAGTCGCCGGACGAATGGCCGTGCAGGAAGGCGCAAAGTATCTGGAGAAGCTGTACGGTGGACGGGGGGTGCTCCTCGGGGGAGTACCGGGCGTGCCGCCGGCGAAGGTGGTCATCCTTGGCGGTGGCGTAGTCGGGATCAACGCGGCGAAAATGGCGGCGGGCATGGGTGCGAAGGTTACCGTGCTGGACCTTTCGCTCGAGCGGCTTCGTTACCTTTCCGACGTGATGCCGGCAAACGTTACACTCATCTATTCGAATCGTCATAATATTCTGGAGCAGATTTCCACGGCTGACCTGGTAATCGGTGCAGTACTGATTCCGGGCGCCATCGCCCCCCGGCTCGTTCGCCGCGAGGACTTGAAGACGATGCAACCGGGATCCGTCATCGTTGACGTTGCAATCGATCAGGGCGGCTGTGTGGAGACGATCAAGGCGACGACGCACGAGAATCCGACGTATGTAGTTGATGGCGTGATCCATTACGGCGTTGCCAACATGCCGGGAGGTGTGCCCCGCACCTCGACGCTCGCCCTTACAAACGCCACATTCCCATATGCGTTACGTCTCGCCAACCTCGGCTGGAAAGCCGCATTGCGCGACAGCGTTCCCCTGCGAAAGGGATTGAATGTGATTGACGGACAGGTTGTTTACCCGGCTGTTGCGGAGGCATTCGGCTTGCCTCTTAAAGATGCCGATTCTTTCTTGAACTAA